A single Crateriforma conspicua DNA region contains:
- a CDS encoding ABC transporter ATP-binding protein, with the protein MITLEGFGKDYGDFTAVESIDLHIGQGETFGFIGPNGAGKSTTIRFLATLLRASRGRGEIAGADVMEDPIAVRQNVGYMPDNFGVYDGMRVWEFLDFFAVAYRIGRTERRQIIDNVLELLDLTHKRDDFVNGLSRGMKQRLCLAKTLVHDPPVLILDEPASGLDPRARVEVKALLKELRRMGKTILISSHILTELADCCTSIGIIERGKLLLHGPIDQVYQKIRKNRVVEIRFIENQDTGLSVLRSHPGLRSLDVEPISVVAELETDDQGLADLIDQMHEAGVKMKSFHDRDPTLEDVFMTVTKGLVS; encoded by the coding sequence ATGATCACTTTGGAAGGTTTTGGAAAAGACTACGGCGACTTTACCGCGGTGGAGTCGATCGATTTGCATATCGGTCAAGGCGAGACGTTCGGCTTCATCGGTCCCAACGGTGCCGGAAAGAGTACGACGATTCGCTTTTTGGCGACTCTGTTGCGGGCCAGTCGGGGCCGGGGTGAAATCGCGGGGGCCGATGTCATGGAGGATCCGATCGCGGTCCGCCAGAACGTTGGATACATGCCGGACAATTTCGGCGTTTATGACGGGATGCGGGTGTGGGAGTTTTTGGATTTCTTTGCCGTCGCTTATCGAATCGGACGAACCGAACGACGCCAAATCATCGACAACGTGTTGGAATTGCTGGACCTGACGCACAAGCGTGATGACTTTGTCAACGGTTTGTCACGCGGGATGAAACAGCGTTTGTGTCTGGCCAAAACGTTGGTTCACGACCCTCCGGTGCTGATCTTGGACGAACCGGCAAGCGGATTGGATCCGCGGGCCCGCGTGGAAGTCAAAGCGTTGCTGAAGGAGTTGCGGCGGATGGGAAAAACCATCTTGATCAGCAGCCACATTCTGACGGAGTTGGCCGATTGTTGTACATCGATCGGCATCATCGAACGTGGCAAGCTTTTGCTGCACGGACCGATCGATCAGGTGTACCAAAAGATCCGCAAGAACCGAGTCGTTGAGATTCGGTTCATTGAAAATCAGGACACCGGGCTGTCAGTGCTGCGGAGCCATCCGGGGCTGCGATCGCTGGATGTCGAACCGATTTCGGTCGTCGCCGAATTGGAAACGGATGATCAGGGACTGGCCGACTTGATCGACCAGATGCATGAAGCTGGCGTGAAAATGAAGTCCTTTCACGACCGTGATCCGACGCTGGAAGACGTGTTCATGACGGTCACCAAGGGCTTGGTCAGCTGA
- a CDS encoding DUF6793 family protein yields MPLFEIETEAHIIITWAETEDDAREVVSEAYPTDEVVRLTRRPRDSWVISKGALGLTDTKLDPCVIARDCLSKSAGDKVNAIRLYRMETGSDLEHARRAIESNMVMGW; encoded by the coding sequence GTGCCACTTTTCGAAATCGAAACCGAAGCACATATCATCATCACTTGGGCAGAGACCGAGGATGATGCTCGTGAAGTTGTCTCGGAGGCTTACCCGACCGATGAGGTCGTTCGTTTGACCCGTCGTCCCCGAGATTCATGGGTCATCAGCAAGGGTGCCCTGGGTCTGACCGACACGAAATTGGATCCCTGTGTGATCGCTCGTGATTGCCTGAGCAAATCAGCGGGCGACAAAGTCAACGCGATCCGTTTGTATCGAATGGAAACGGGCAGCGATCTGGAACATGCCCGTCGGGCGATCGAATCGAATATGGTGATGGGCTGGTAA